CGTAAGTTTGAGCTCTTCCGGGGTAGCCATCGTTACCATCAAATCCAAACCATCTTGAAGTTTGGTAAGACCTTCTACGACAACAACGTCGGTCGGTTCAAGACCGCTCTCGACGATCCAGTAGCTGCCGACCTTATCACCGAGCGTGATCTCTTTGCTGACAGCTTTGTTATCTTCGCCGACAGTCGTAACGAACGTCTTTTCAAGAACCTGCTGAACAGCACGCTGTGGAATGAGAAGAGCACCTTGGCGAACGCCGTCGGCGATCGTCACACGCGCGAACATACCCGGGATCAGTACCTGCTGCGGATTTTTGAACTCAGCTTTGAGCGAGAGCGCACCCGTCGTCTGACCGATACCGCGGTCTACCTGCGCGAGATGACCATAACCTGCATATTTCATGCCGTTAGAAAGCACAAGACTGATCTCGGAGCCCCAATCCTTCGGAAGCGCACCTTGATTCTGCTGTGCAAGGCGGAGATACTCGTTCTCACTCATCGTGAACTGTACGAATACAGGGTCTACCGACGAAACCGTCGCAAGCGTCGTACCGCCCGCCGTAACAAGCGTACCGACTGCTACGTCCGAAAGGTCCATGCGACCGTTGACAGGCGACACAACGACCGTATCTTCAAGGTCGTCCTGCGCACGTTCTACAAGCGCACGCATCGCCGCTACCGATGCACGGTACTGGCTCTCGATACTCTTTTGCGTATCATACTGCTGCTTGGAGATCGCGTTCTGCTCAACAAGCTCTGCATAACGCTGCGTATCGAGCTGTGCATTGGCAAGACGAGCTTCTGCATCGGCAAGATTTGCCTTCGCATTGTAGAGAGCCGCTTCATACTGACGGCTGTCGATACGGAAAAGCGGCTGGCCTTTCTTGACCGTAGCACCGCCCTCTACCATCTTCTCAACAAGCACACCGCCTACACGCGACTGCACCTTTACTTCATCACGAGCAGTGACCTGCCCTGCATAAGTATAACGAAGCGGAACATCATGCGTCGTGACCTGCATTGCCTTGACTGCAACGCCGTTAGCCTGCTGTTTCTGCTCATCAGAACCGCAGCCTGCGATCAGACCTGCGACCAGCATCACAGCCGCCAGCATTGCGCCAAGCATTTTCTTTTTGTTTTTCAAAAACACTCTGTCTTTCCTCCTTTTTTCATTCTGCTCGAACATCATTTTCTATTATTACCCCGCCAAATCACGCAAGACCTTGACGCTTCCTGCTGTTATTTGGTATGATAATCCATAGATGATGACTGTCCGAGGTCAATCTATCATAGTAAATAAATTTTTACTTGTTAAATATACCGCAATATCGCTTTTCAGTCAAGCAAAAAGAACACAAAGGAGCCTTTTCTATGCAAGAAAAAAATAACCAACAGCATTATCACGAAGTTGCGCAGGGTCTGCTCGAAGTCTTGATCTTCGTTCACGAATATCTCGTCGATAACATGCGCGCCTCCATGAGCCCGAACCACTACCGCACGCTTATTATGCTCAAACATTTCGGTCCCGATAACATGGGCTCGCTCGCCAAAAAGATCGCCGTATCCAAGCAGCAGATGACGCCGATCATCGACCGCCTTGCCAAAGACGAGCTCATCGTCCGCATGCCGAGCGAAGATGACCGCCGCATCATCAACATCGCACTGACAGACAAAGGCGACGCGCTCCTCAACTCAAACCTCGACAAATGCCACGCCCTCATTCGCGAGAAGCTGTGTGCCAATGCCACCGAAGAAGAAATGCGCATCGCCGCAGAACGCCTCAAAGAAGGCATGCTCCTCATTCGTCGCTGGCTTGACAACTAAAAACCGATATCAACGTACAAAAGCCACCCGTTTGGGTGGCTTTTCCTTTTCGGACAGTCTTTCATTTGAACCCACAGGCAAGCACGATTCGGATCGGTGGCCTGCGCGAAATCCATTATTTCGACGACACTTCCGCCCGCACAGCCCGCTTGCACACCGAGCAGATCGCCATACCGTTGACGATCAGTACCACACCGCCGCATTTGATATGTTTCAGCACGATTCGTTCACCCCTTCAGACCCATTGTATGCAAGGAGGGAGGAAAGAATACGGGGAGGGAAGGAAAATGAGGAGAACGGGGGTTGTTTTTTATTTTTGTGGTGCGTATTGAAATCGCAAAGCCTTTCTTGTCACAAGGTCATCACTCTTCCCATCTCTTTAACTTTCTTTGTCAGCAAAGAAAGTTACAAAGAAACTGCATCGCTCTTGAAAAAGGACTACTATCTACTGCCATCACTCAAATCCTTTTTCAAAGGCGATGGTTGTGCTGATGGAAGTTTCGGTATAGTTGAGAAAGAGAAAACGGGTTGATGATTGTATCTTATTCTCTTCACGAAAATCGTTTCATCTCGGCAAATAATACCCGGCTCCTTCTGATGAGGGAGGTGGCATGGCATCGCCATGACGGAGGGAGAGATATCCTTCTGCACACAAAAAAGTCGCTCACCATCACAGCAAGCGACCATGTTTTCGATATTATCGCGCATATGCGCCTTTTGACCGATAGAACAGATACGATACCACGACACCGACAAGCGATGTAAATGCGAGGAAATAGAAGGCAGTCGCCATACCGTATGCGGAAACGATACTCCCTGTAATGACAGGCATAACAGTCATACCGATCGCATAGAGAGCCTGATGATACCCCATCGCAGTAGAACGCTTCGACTGCGGTACATTCTGCATCGCCTCACTCGTGCAATACGAAAACAGCACCCCTGTCGAGATCCCCGCAAACATCTGCACACCGTAAAACGCAGCCGCCGTCGGCGCGTGCGGAACGAGCACACAATAAACCACCAGTGCCAAAGACGACAGCGGCACCCACACCTTCGCCCCGAACTTAGACGCGAAATCGGACGCGGCAAAATACGAGCTGACGACCGCCGCGATAATATACACCACCGCACACATACCGATCTCCCACTCCGTCGCACCGATCCTGCGCGCCGCCTCTGCCGTAAACGACATACTCGTCGACATCATAATACCCTGCTGAACGAGCGCGAACATCGAAAACAGGATAAGCCGCTTATCCTTATATACCGTAACAAGCTCCCGTACTTGAAGCGGCTCGCGCACCACCTTCTCCTCACGAATAGCCAGCGCAAGAAGAAGAGCCGCACCGCTCACAAGCGCACCCGCCAGACAGAGAAAATCCATCCCCAACGGCGCATACGCCACCGTACTCAACAAAAATCCGCAGAAAATACCGATATTATTCGCCGCAATAATGCGCCCCGTCGACTGCTGAAGCTTCTCACGCGCAAAATACGTCGCAAACAGCACCATAAACGAGATCCACATACCCGACGCCAGACCCGACAAAAGATTCGCCGCCAAAAACCCCTCCGCATTCGGAAACATGATGCGAAGAACAGACGCAAGACCTGCCGCCGCCACACCAAGCACGATAAACCCCTTATGACGACCGATGCGGTCAGCCGCCAAGCCGATCGGCATACGCGCAAGAAACTGCGTCAGACCGTACGCCCCCACAACGATACCGACCATCGCACTCGTCGTACCCATCTCGATAAGAAACGGCGTCTGATATGGCACATACACATACTGCGCGAACCAGAACATACTCACTATAACAAGAAGAAGCGTCCGCCTGCCTGCCAACGCACCCATCAGAAAAGCCCCCCTATCATACAAAATATCCTACCTAACGAGTTCGCCAAGAAATGGCCAAAACCTGCCATATAGAGGAAGAGAAATTCCACCCGCCCTGTTCAGATAAATAAAAAAGCCTCATGCATCAGCACAAGGCTTCTATAACATATGAACCTACTTCTTCAATTCCTCTTTGATCTTCGTCGTCGAAACCTCGGGCGTACGCGGAAGATATACGACCTCGCAATACGGTTTTAAAAAATCGAACTTTCCTACCCAATCATCGCCCATCACGAACGTATCAACGCGGAACTCCTTCACATCACTGATCTTCTGATCCCACGACTCCTCGGGAATCACAAGATCAACATATCGCACCGCCTCAACGAGCTTCTTGCGCGTTTCGTAATCGAAATAGCACATCTTATTCTTCTCTTTTGCATTGAACTCATCCGTCGAAACCACCACGATCAGATAATCCCCCAACGCTTTTGCCCGCTTCAAGAGATTGATATGACCATAATGAAGAAGATCGAACGTCCCGTATGTAATAACCCTCTTCATCTCTATTCCCCCCGACCATACGCACGGATCGCGAAGATCTCTTTCGGCGTATACTTCTTCGTATCAATATGTACATGCACTTCCTTCGGAAGCCCCATATAGTCACCGAACACATACGTCAAATATCTGTCGGGCTGTGCCACACAAGGGAACTGTTCACCCTCGAACGATATCATCTTCACAGGGAAAATATCTCCGTGATCGAACGCATTATAACGATGTCTTTCATGGCAGAACTCACAACCGTAATACACCGTCTTCGCCTCCGCATCATCATACGCACAGACTTTCGGCAGATACTTATCACGAAGGGACAAAAACCGCGCATGATAATCCTCGATCCTGCCCTGCTCCTTGCCCTTCCTGCGATTCGTCCCGATCATCTGCTTCAGCTCCTTGCTGAACTTGAGCTTCTCCTCATCCGACATCTCCTCTCGACAGACATCGACAGGGAAAACATCGACGCACAGATCCTTCAACCTGCGATGCCGCACCTTGATAAGATTCACCTTACCGTTCGGATTCGAATAATGAACAGCCTCCAGCTCATCATCCTGCGTAAGCCGAGTAAACGTTTCGATCAACCTATTATAATCCTCACGCACCATACACACATCAATATCATCATCCCACGGAATAAATCCGCCGTGACGCACCGCACCGAGAAGCGTACCGAAATCGAGCCACCAAGTCATGCCCGCCTCGCGC
The Selenomonadales bacterium DNA segment above includes these coding regions:
- a CDS encoding efflux RND transporter periplasmic adaptor subunit, with product MLGAMLAAVMLVAGLIAGCGSDEQKQQANGVAVKAMQVTTHDVPLRYTYAGQVTARDEVKVQSRVGGVLVEKMVEGGATVKKGQPLFRIDSRQYEAALYNAKANLADAEARLANAQLDTQRYAELVEQNAISKQQYDTQKSIESQYRASVAAMRALVERAQDDLEDTVVVSPVNGRMDLSDVAVGTLVTAGGTTLATVSSVDPVFVQFTMSENEYLRLAQQNQGALPKDWGSEISLVLSNGMKYAGYGHLAQVDRGIGQTTGALSLKAEFKNPQQVLIPGMFARVTIADGVRQGALLIPQRAVQQVLEKTFVTTVGEDNKAVSKEITLGDKVGSYWIVESGLEPTDVVVVEGLTKLQDGLDLMVTMATPEELKLTFDEE
- a CDS encoding MarR family transcriptional regulator, translated to MQEKNNQQHYHEVAQGLLEVLIFVHEYLVDNMRASMSPNHYRTLIMLKHFGPDNMGSLAKKIAVSKQQMTPIIDRLAKDELIVRMPSEDDRRIINIALTDKGDALLNSNLDKCHALIREKLCANATEEEMRIAAERLKEGMLLIRRWLDN
- a CDS encoding MFS transporter; the protein is MGALAGRRTLLLVIVSMFWFAQYVYVPYQTPFLIEMGTTSAMVGIVVGAYGLTQFLARMPIGLAADRIGRHKGFIVLGVAAAGLASVLRIMFPNAEGFLAANLLSGLASGMWISFMVLFATYFAREKLQQSTGRIIAANNIGIFCGFLLSTVAYAPLGMDFLCLAGALVSGAALLLALAIREEKVVREPLQVRELVTVYKDKRLILFSMFALVQQGIMMSTSMSFTAEAARRIGATEWEIGMCAVVYIIAAVVSSYFAASDFASKFGAKVWVPLSSLALVVYCVLVPHAPTAAAFYGVQMFAGISTGVLFSYCTSEAMQNVPQSKRSTAMGYHQALYAIGMTVMPVITGSIVSAYGMATAFYFLAFTSLVGVVVSYLFYRSKGAYAR
- the tagD gene encoding glycerol-3-phosphate cytidylyltransferase; this encodes MKRVITYGTFDLLHYGHINLLKRAKALGDYLIVVVSTDEFNAKEKNKMCYFDYETRKKLVEAVRYVDLVIPEESWDQKISDVKEFRVDTFVMGDDWVGKFDFLKPYCEVVYLPRTPEVSTTKIKEELKK
- a CDS encoding LicD family protein, which encodes IEKNEKNTTYYLFGKKILRIRRSPVKKLEQEVEALSSIVRSSVTASTMPKAEGLLRDIQMADLRILREFDRVAREAGMTWWLDFGTLLGAVRHGGFIPWDDDIDVCMVREDYNRLIETFTRLTQDDELEAVHYSNPNGKVNLIKVRHRRLKDLCVDVFPVDVCREEMSDEEKLKFSKELKQMIGTNRRKGKEQGRIEDYHARFLSLRDKYLPKVCAYDDAEAKTVYYGCEFCHERHRYNAFDHGDIFPVKMISFEGEQFPCVAQPDRYLTYVFGDYMGLPKEVHVHIDTKKYTPKEIFAIRAYGRGE